A DNA window from Sulfurimonas hongkongensis contains the following coding sequences:
- the gap gene encoding type I glyceraldehyde-3-phosphate dehydrogenase, protein MAIKVAINGTGRIGIIVAKIVTSRDDVELVAINTTAKADMLEYLFKYDSVHKGVDAKIIDENTIEINGKRVAMSSTRNIEELEFGKHGAEVVIECTGVFLTTDKAKAYLKDGVKKVVMSAPAKDDTPTYVLNINTNEYKGEAIISNASCTTNCLAPLCRVLDDEFGIQNGLMTTIHSYTNDQNILDVKHPKDMRRARAAAINMIPTTTGAAKAIALVMPNLKDKLNGYAMRVPTPDVSVVDLTVNLKKDVTVEEINAAFEKASKTNFAGLLEIDSDKRVSSDFIGSTYSATYIPDMTSVVDKNSVKVLAWYDNEWGYSSRLVDMCVFVGSN, encoded by the coding sequence ATGGCAATAAAAGTAGCAATAAATGGAACAGGTCGTATAGGTATAATTGTCGCTAAAATAGTTACAAGTAGAGATGATGTAGAGTTAGTGGCGATTAACACTACTGCAAAAGCTGATATGCTGGAGTATCTTTTTAAGTATGATAGTGTCCATAAAGGCGTGGATGCAAAAATCATAGATGAAAACACTATAGAGATAAATGGCAAAAGAGTTGCAATGAGTTCTACTCGTAACATTGAAGAGTTAGAATTTGGTAAGCATGGTGCCGAGGTTGTTATAGAGTGTACGGGTGTCTTTTTAACTACAGACAAGGCTAAAGCTTACCTAAAAGATGGTGTTAAAAAAGTTGTAATGAGTGCTCCTGCAAAAGATGATACTCCAACTTATGTTTTAAATATTAACACAAATGAGTACAAAGGTGAAGCAATTATCTCAAATGCAAGTTGTACTACAAACTGTTTAGCTCCTCTTTGTAGAGTCTTAGATGATGAGTTTGGCATCCAAAATGGACTTATGACAACTATACATTCATATACAAATGATCAAAATATTCTTGATGTGAAGCATCCTAAAGATATGCGTCGCGCACGTGCCGCAGCAATCAACATGATACCAACAACAACTGGTGCTGCAAAAGCTATTGCACTTGTTATGCCAAATCTTAAAGATAAGCTCAATGGTTATGCTATGCGCGTTCCAACTCCTGATGTCTCGGTGGTTGATTTAACTGTTAACCTTAAAAAAGATGTTACGGTTGAAGAGATTAATGCTGCATTTGAGAAAGCCTCTAAAACAAACTTTGCAGGTCTTTTAGAGATAGACAGTGACAAAAGAGTCTCTTCTGATTTTATTGGCTCAACATATAGTGCAACTTATATCCCTGATATGACAAGTGTTGTAGATAAAAATAGTGTTAAAGTTTTAGCCTGGTACGACAATGAATGGGGGTATAGTTCAAGATTAGTAGATATGTGTGTATTTGTAGGAAGTAACTAA
- the dapE gene encoding succinyl-diaminopimelate desuccinylase codes for MNVVELFKYMIAQKSETPDDGGLLNFIESYLPEFTSKRVDVEDVKNLFIYKKFGEGEHLCFAGHVDVVPAGDGWDTNPYVAVEKDGYIYGRGTQDMKSGVAAFTQAVKETKEFKGTLSLLLTSDEEGDAVDGTIKVLEYLKENSMLPDAVVVAEPTCEKSFGDAIKVGRRGSINGYITLKGKQGHAAYPEKAINPIHNIAPRLLSMAGVNLDAGDEFFSPSKFVITDIRSGMQVTNVTPNELKMMFNVRNTTLTTQKEVSDFVAKNLNGLEYELKLTQGSYPFKTDTDTKLVKKIDEAIESVVGKRAKHSTAGGTSDARFISAKGVDVVEFGVINDTIHAVNERTSVSEVQGLFEVFKKLINIWK; via the coding sequence ATGAATGTAGTAGAACTTTTTAAATATATGATAGCTCAAAAGAGTGAGACTCCTGATGATGGTGGACTTTTAAACTTTATAGAGAGTTATTTGCCTGAGTTTACATCTAAGCGTGTGGATGTTGAAGATGTTAAAAATCTCTTTATCTATAAAAAATTTGGAGAGGGCGAGCATCTCTGTTTTGCAGGTCATGTTGATGTAGTTCCTGCTGGTGATGGATGGGATACTAACCCTTATGTCGCAGTAGAAAAAGACGGTTATATTTACGGTCGTGGCACCCAAGATATGAAGAGTGGTGTAGCCGCATTTACTCAGGCTGTAAAAGAGACAAAAGAGTTTAAGGGAACGCTCTCACTTTTGCTAACTTCTGATGAGGAGGGCGATGCCGTAGATGGAACTATAAAAGTTTTAGAATATTTAAAAGAAAATTCAATGCTTCCTGATGCTGTGGTAGTCGCTGAGCCAACTTGTGAGAAGAGTTTTGGAGATGCTATAAAAGTAGGGCGAAGAGGCTCTATAAATGGTTACATCACTTTAAAGGGAAAACAAGGTCACGCTGCTTATCCAGAGAAGGCAATAAACCCTATTCACAACATCGCTCCAAGGCTTTTAAGTATGGCTGGGGTAAATTTAGATGCAGGGGATGAGTTTTTTTCTCCTAGTAAGTTTGTTATAACTGATATTCGTTCAGGGATGCAAGTAACAAATGTCACTCCAAATGAGCTAAAGATGATGTTTAATGTAAGAAATACAACTCTTACAACTCAAAAAGAGGTAAGTGACTTTGTAGCTAAAAACTTAAATGGCTTAGAGTATGAGCTAAAACTTACACAAGGCTCTTACCCATTTAAAACAGATACTGATACAAAGCTTGTAAAAAAAATAGATGAGGCGATAGAGAGCGTAGTTGGTAAAAGAGCTAAACACTCAACTGCTGGAGGGACTTCAGATGCAAGATTTATCTCTGCTAAGGGTGTTGATGTTGTAGAGTTTGGAGTTATAAATGATACTATTCATGCAGTAAATGAGAGAACTAGTGTTAGCGAAGTGCAAGGTCTTTTTGAAGTCTTTAAAAAACTTATAAATATTTGGAAATAG
- a CDS encoding DUF2231 domain-containing protein, producing the protein MNILHPPFVHFVVALPLIALFSQFTYFVTKDKAYSKAAFRIVGFAMLVSFLAIISGINDVEKIIENQNIVQEGISALNTHKIFGFVVVAILIATSVVKWFAISKNSALYENISFVLIVTLVTVSLYQGRSGGMLVYKYSAGIDNDVIIQRGIE; encoded by the coding sequence ATGAATATATTACATCCGCCGTTTGTACATTTCGTAGTGGCCTTACCCCTTATCGCTTTGTTTTCCCAATTTACATATTTTGTTACAAAAGATAAAGCCTATTCCAAAGCAGCATTTCGAATTGTAGGTTTTGCAATGTTGGTATCATTTCTTGCAATAATCAGCGGAATAAATGATGTAGAAAAGATTATAGAAAATCAAAATATTGTTCAAGAAGGGATAAGTGCTTTAAATACTCATAAAATATTCGGCTTTGTTGTTGTAGCTATCTTAATTGCAACTTCTGTAGTAAAGTGGTTTGCTATTTCCAAAAATTCAGCTCTTTATGAGAATATCTCTTTTGTATTGATAGTAACTTTAGTAACAGTTTCACTCTATCAAGGCAGAAGCGGAGGAATGCTTGTTTACAAATATTCTGCAGGTATTGATAATGATGTTATTATACAAAGAGGAATTGAGTAA
- a CDS encoding glucose-6-phosphate isomerase — MLTFSSHFSQKLPYQDKNLLNEMLESLQKEMDGDEVGYYKLPQSSKKLLQELKPMDIDRFSQVVVVGIGGSSLGIKAINSILKPITKDAKEMIFFENSDPLTISENISKIDKDRACFFIVSKSGSTIETTSIFKTLIKHFSLELDNATNIFAITDKDSYLSKFATFHNIKEFNIPHNVGGRFSVLSAVGIVPLYIAGYDVEAILEGAAEFEMSFFNGHENHLLEKANYIYANSKKENINVVFSYADRLENFTKWYVQLWGESLGKLDRDKNHVGLTPIGLIGAVDQHSFLQLIIEGPNDKSITFINIEDFKNPLEIPDISLHGIEQTDFINKQSFNKLINEQCKATMQSVRQSGVSSDIITLDEISEKNIGAMIIYYELLTSLIGKVLHINTYNQPGVELGKQILYKNLGNK; from the coding sequence ATGCTTACATTCTCTAGCCATTTTTCACAAAAGCTACCTTATCAAGATAAAAATCTTCTAAATGAGATGCTTGAGTCTTTGCAAAAGGAGATGGATGGAGATGAGGTAGGTTATTATAAACTACCTCAAAGCTCTAAAAAATTACTACAAGAGTTAAAACCTATGGATATAGATAGATTTTCTCAAGTAGTTGTTGTTGGGATAGGTGGTTCTTCACTTGGCATAAAAGCGATTAATTCGATCCTTAAACCGATAACTAAAGATGCAAAAGAGATGATTTTTTTTGAAAACTCTGATCCTTTAACTATCTCAGAAAATATCTCAAAAATTGATAAAGATAGAGCTTGTTTTTTTATAGTCTCAAAATCAGGCTCAACAATTGAGACAACCTCCATCTTTAAAACACTGATAAAACATTTTTCTCTTGAGTTAGATAATGCAACTAATATATTTGCCATAACAGATAAGGACTCTTATCTCTCAAAATTTGCTACATTTCACAATATAAAAGAGTTTAATATCCCGCATAATGTTGGTGGGCGTTTCTCAGTTTTAAGTGCTGTGGGTATTGTGCCGCTTTATATAGCAGGATATGATGTTGAAGCTATCTTAGAAGGTGCAGCAGAGTTTGAGATGAGCTTTTTTAATGGACATGAGAACCATCTGTTAGAAAAAGCTAACTATATATATGCCAACTCAAAAAAAGAGAATATAAATGTAGTTTTTTCATATGCAGATAGGTTAGAGAATTTTACAAAGTGGTATGTCCAGCTTTGGGGTGAATCTTTGGGCAAATTAGACAGGGATAAAAATCATGTTGGCTTAACTCCTATAGGACTTATTGGCGCAGTTGACCAGCACTCTTTTTTGCAACTAATAATTGAAGGACCTAATGATAAAAGTATCACTTTTATCAATATAGAAGATTTTAAAAACCCTTTAGAGATACCAGATATTTCGTTACATGGTATAGAACAAACTGACTTTATCAATAAACAAAGCTTTAACAAACTGATAAACGAGCAATGCAAAGCTACAATGCAGAGTGTAAGACAATCAGGTGTGAGTTCGGACATAATTACATTAGATGAGATTAGTGAAAAAAATATAGGTGCCATGATAATTTATTATGAACTGCTAACTTCATTAATAGGTAAAGTTCTGCATATAAATACTTATAATCAACCAGGTGTAGAGCTAGGCAAACAAATATTATATAAAAATTTAGGGAATAAATAA
- a CDS encoding RidA family protein, which produces MKFIQTNKAPSAIGPYSQAVVANGMVFTSGQIALTSDGVMCEADVVLQTKQVLANLKAVLEASGSSMGSVIKTTIFISSMDDFATINEIYEEAFGSHKPVRSTVAVKTLPKNALVEIDAVALIK; this is translated from the coding sequence ATGAAATTTATACAAACAAACAAAGCACCTTCGGCTATAGGACCTTACTCACAAGCAGTTGTGGCAAATGGGATGGTTTTTACTTCTGGACAGATTGCACTTACTTCTGATGGAGTTATGTGTGAAGCTGATGTTGTTCTTCAGACAAAACAGGTTTTAGCTAACTTAAAAGCTGTTTTAGAAGCCTCTGGCAGTTCAATGGGAAGCGTGATTAAGACTACTATTTTTATATCATCTATGGATGACTTTGCTACTATAAATGAGATATATGAAGAGGCTTTTGGCTCTCATAAACCTGTTCGCTCAACTGTAGCAGTTAAGACTCTACCAAAAAATGCTTTAGTGGAGATAGATGCAGTTGCACTTATAAAATAA
- the glgP gene encoding alpha-glucan family phosphorylase: MKLQNYHIKDKYTTSVAYFSMEFAIDQALKIYSGGLGFLAGSHMRSAYDLKQNVVGVGILWSFGYYDQERNEDRTLNPKYTRKFYYFLEELPAKISVRINNKDVVVKAYLLRPDVFGTAPMILLSTDVDENDFLSRTITHKLYDGNEKTRIAQEIVLGIGGVKALEAINQNIDVYHMNEGHSLPLVYELYSRFNDINELRKHVVFTTHTPEAAGNEVHNIHLLHEMGFFAGLDLKTIREISGYEHDDNFSLTVGALRSAKRSNAVSKIHGIVANEMWKDTDGICEIISITNSQDKKYWTDKILIRALDEHEDYQVEARKKHLKKVLFAEVANQTGKMFDPEVLTIVWARRFAEYKRPGLLKYDFYRFVKLITNEERPVQIIWAGKPFPTDFGAINIFNELIKIGHKYKNIAVLVGYELSLSRLLKQGSDVWLNTPRITREASGTSGMSASMNGSIHFSINDGWHPEFARDGRNAFTIPEVDPKLSIEEQDRLDNKNMMDILENKIIPTYYDNPKRWVEIMKNAMGEIEQDFHSGRMADEYYVEMFDYNKTQ; encoded by the coding sequence ATGAAACTACAAAATTATCATATAAAAGACAAATATACAACTTCAGTTGCGTACTTCTCTATGGAGTTCGCTATAGATCAAGCACTAAAGATATATTCAGGCGGATTGGGTTTTCTAGCAGGCTCACATATGCGTTCTGCATATGACTTAAAACAAAATGTTGTTGGTGTTGGAATATTGTGGAGTTTTGGTTATTACGACCAAGAGCGTAATGAGGACCGTACACTAAACCCAAAATATACGAGAAAGTTTTATTACTTTTTAGAAGAGTTACCTGCAAAAATCTCTGTAAGAATCAATAATAAAGATGTAGTTGTTAAAGCTTATTTACTTCGTCCTGATGTCTTTGGAACAGCCCCTATGATTCTATTATCAACAGATGTAGATGAAAATGACTTTTTATCACGAACAATTACACACAAGCTTTATGATGGAAATGAAAAAACACGTATAGCTCAAGAGATAGTTTTGGGTATTGGTGGTGTGAAAGCTTTAGAAGCAATAAATCAAAATATAGATGTTTACCATATGAATGAGGGTCACTCTCTTCCTTTAGTTTATGAGTTATATAGCCGTTTTAACGATATAAATGAGCTTAGAAAACACGTTGTTTTTACTACTCATACTCCAGAGGCCGCAGGAAATGAAGTGCATAATATACATCTCTTACATGAGATGGGTTTTTTTGCAGGACTTGATCTAAAAACTATAAGAGAGATATCTGGTTATGAACATGATGATAACTTTAGTTTAACAGTTGGAGCTCTAAGAAGTGCTAAAAGATCAAATGCTGTTTCTAAAATACACGGAATTGTTGCAAACGAGATGTGGAAAGACACAGATGGAATATGTGAGATTATATCTATTACAAACTCTCAGGATAAAAAATACTGGACAGATAAGATTCTTATACGAGCACTAGATGAACATGAAGATTATCAGGTTGAAGCTAGAAAAAAACATCTTAAAAAAGTTCTTTTTGCCGAAGTTGCAAATCAAACGGGAAAAATGTTTGATCCAGAGGTATTAACTATTGTTTGGGCAAGGAGATTTGCTGAGTATAAGCGTCCTGGACTTTTAAAATATGATTTTTATAGATTTGTAAAACTCATAACAAATGAGGAGAGACCAGTTCAGATAATCTGGGCAGGAAAACCATTTCCAACTGACTTTGGTGCTATAAATATTTTTAATGAGCTTATAAAGATTGGTCATAAATATAAAAATATTGCTGTTCTTGTTGGCTATGAACTCTCCCTATCAAGGCTTTTAAAGCAGGGAAGCGATGTTTGGCTAAATACCCCTAGAATCACAAGAGAAGCAAGTGGTACTAGTGGTATGTCAGCTAGCATGAACGGCTCCATACATTTTTCTATAAACGATGGTTGGCATCCTGAGTTTGCAAGAGATGGCAGAAATGCATTTACTATACCTGAGGTAGACCCTAAGTTAAGTATAGAAGAACAAGATAGATTAGATAACAAAAACATGATGGATATATTAGAAAATAAAATAATTCCAACATATTATGATAATCCAAAAAGATGGGTAGAAATTATGAAAAATGCTATGGGTGAAATAGAGCAGGATTTTCATTCTGGAAGAATGGCAGATGAGTACTATGTAGAGATGTTTGATTATAATAAAACACAATAA
- a CDS encoding sugar phosphate nucleotidyltransferase has protein sequence MKAVVMAGGFGTRIQPLTHSRPKPMLPIMNRPMMEHTMMMLKDLGIKEFIVLLYFKPEIIEDYFKDGSDFGINITYVVPDGDYGTAGAVKLAQEHIGNDNFIIISGDLVTDFDFKKLFDFHKKKKSKLSIGLTSVENPLQFGVVIANKDGVIEKFLEKPSWGEVFSDTINTGIYIVEPKILDYIPTNENFDFAKDLFPLLMKKNVDLMACNLEGYWRDVGNPESYREVYDDILNHKVNFKIHGKEQKYYDGVLYSDEIYKLDKSVEITGTVLLGKNVKIGKNVKLNNVIIGDNVVIKSSCKIRNSVFWEDISVARGAKLDNCIICNSNEIGINVTAKAGLILSEGCEVGELTIFQQDVVIWPDKKIEAASIVSNNLVLGSKYKNSIFEDGSVFGKSNVELSCEMVTKLAEAFASQFPIGSNIIVGRDHDKSSRMLKRAFLGGLLSSGINVIDIKGAPQPVIRHEIVNNDSIVGGANFKRCTLDTLSSEITLFNEEGMKISTSSSNTIEKAFFTEKFRRVDYSQIGSIRETTHHEECHRYKNAIEGKINNGIIKCGTFKVVVDLMHGTIAEIMPSILNSIGVENIVLNTYYDEHKLSNIALLEKNSAANTSAIVKSLGFDMGVLIHQNAKTLSLITENGKVLSKVELLYSVLELLNLSAVGKKKRVFLPTWSPDIKYFENLDIQRGNYSNFKAKELMKYDLIATVDGNFAFTEFSYTRDAIYSVLKIMELLSCHKVKLSSLVRSIEEFYYKTFKVGCVQSLKGKMMRRFLEDAKDKKSSTDDGVKIWENDTDWILMIPDQYNDHLNIYIQAKDDDSGDAIYEKYSDKILKWSKD, from the coding sequence ATGAAAGCAGTAGTTATGGCAGGTGGATTTGGTACTAGAATCCAACCTTTGACACACTCAAGGCCAAAACCAATGTTACCAATAATGAACAGACCTATGATGGAACATACAATGATGATGCTCAAAGATTTGGGCATTAAAGAGTTTATAGTTCTTTTGTATTTTAAACCAGAAATTATTGAGGATTACTTTAAAGATGGAAGTGATTTTGGGATTAATATAACTTATGTAGTTCCTGATGGAGATTATGGTACTGCTGGTGCAGTGAAATTAGCACAAGAGCATATTGGGAATGACAACTTTATCATTATAAGTGGCGATTTAGTCACTGATTTTGATTTTAAAAAACTCTTTGATTTTCATAAAAAGAAAAAATCTAAACTCTCTATTGGTTTAACCTCTGTTGAAAATCCCCTACAATTTGGTGTAGTTATAGCAAATAAAGATGGTGTAATTGAGAAATTTTTAGAAAAGCCAAGTTGGGGAGAAGTCTTCAGTGACACAATAAACACTGGCATCTATATAGTAGAGCCAAAAATCTTAGACTATATCCCTACAAATGAAAACTTTGACTTTGCTAAAGATTTGTTTCCTCTGCTTATGAAAAAAAACGTAGACTTGATGGCTTGTAATTTAGAAGGGTATTGGAGAGATGTTGGAAACCCTGAGAGTTATAGAGAAGTATATGATGATATTTTAAACCATAAAGTAAATTTTAAGATTCATGGTAAAGAGCAAAAATATTACGATGGAGTATTGTATAGTGATGAGATATATAAACTTGATAAATCTGTTGAAATTACAGGGACAGTTCTTTTAGGTAAAAATGTAAAAATAGGTAAAAATGTAAAATTAAACAATGTAATTATTGGAGATAATGTAGTTATTAAATCATCTTGCAAGATTAGAAACAGTGTTTTTTGGGAAGATATCAGTGTAGCAAGAGGTGCAAAGCTAGATAATTGTATTATTTGTAACAGTAACGAGATAGGTATAAATGTAACAGCAAAAGCTGGTTTGATCTTATCTGAGGGTTGTGAAGTCGGAGAGTTGACAATATTTCAACAAGATGTTGTAATTTGGCCTGACAAAAAGATAGAGGCAGCTTCAATCGTAAGTAATAATCTTGTCTTAGGTAGTAAGTATAAAAACTCTATATTTGAAGATGGAAGTGTTTTTGGTAAAAGTAATGTAGAACTCTCATGTGAAATGGTTACAAAACTAGCTGAAGCCTTTGCTTCGCAGTTTCCAATTGGCTCTAACATTATAGTAGGTAGGGATCATGATAAAAGTTCTCGTATGCTAAAGCGTGCATTTTTAGGAGGATTACTCTCTTCTGGTATTAATGTTATCGATATAAAAGGTGCCCCGCAACCTGTAATCAGACATGAAATTGTTAACAATGACTCTATAGTTGGTGGAGCTAATTTTAAAAGATGTACGCTAGATACACTTAGTTCTGAAATCACTCTCTTTAATGAAGAGGGTATGAAAATAAGTACAAGTTCATCAAACACTATTGAAAAAGCATTTTTTACAGAAAAATTTCGTAGAGTGGATTATTCTCAAATTGGTAGTATCCGTGAGACTACTCACCATGAAGAGTGTCATAGATATAAAAATGCTATAGAGGGTAAGATTAATAATGGCATCATTAAGTGTGGTACTTTTAAGGTAGTAGTGGATCTGATGCACGGCACCATAGCTGAAATAATGCCCTCAATACTAAACTCTATAGGAGTGGAAAATATAGTTTTAAACACTTACTATGATGAACATAAATTATCTAATATCGCACTCCTAGAAAAAAATAGTGCAGCAAATACATCTGCAATCGTAAAAAGTCTGGGTTTTGATATGGGAGTACTCATTCATCAAAATGCCAAAACACTGAGTTTGATAACAGAAAATGGGAAAGTGTTAAGTAAAGTAGAACTGCTCTATAGTGTCTTAGAACTTCTAAATTTATCTGCTGTTGGCAAAAAGAAAAGGGTTTTTTTGCCAACTTGGTCACCAGATATAAAGTACTTTGAAAACCTAGATATACAACGAGGCAATTACTCAAACTTTAAAGCAAAGGAGCTTATGAAGTATGATTTAATAGCTACAGTTGATGGAAATTTTGCTTTTACTGAGTTTAGTTATACTCGTGATGCAATATACTCAGTTTTAAAGATAATGGAGCTTTTAAGTTGTCATAAAGTTAAACTCTCTAGTCTTGTTAGATCTATAGAAGAGTTCTATTATAAAACTTTTAAAGTCGGTTGTGTTCAATCACTTAAGGGTAAAATGATGAGAAGGTTTCTAGAAGATGCAAAAGATAAAAAATCATCTACTGATGATGGTGTTAAAATCTGGGAAAATGATACAGACTGGATTTTAATGATTCCAGATCAATATAATGATCATCTTAATATCTATATTCAAGCAAAAGATGATGATTCTGGTGATGCTATTTATGAAAAATATAGTG